GACGCCATCGTCGTGGTCGAGAACGTCGAGCGCAACATCGAGCAGGGGCTAACGCCAAAGGAGGCCGCATATCAAGCGATGCAGGAAGTCACCGGGCCGATCATCGCGATCGCGCTGGTATTGATCGCGGTGTTTGTACCGTTGGCGTTCATTACCGGATTGACCGGCCAGTTCTACAAGCAGTTCGCGCTGACGGTGGCGATCTCCACGGTGATTTCCGCGTTCAATTCGTTGACGCTGTCACCGGCGCTGGCGGCAGTTCTGCTGAAATCCCACGACGCACCGAAGGACGCGCTGACCCGCGGCATGGATCGCGTGCTCGGTTGGTTCTTCCAGCGCTTTAACCGCTTCTTTCACCGCAGTTCCGAAGCCTACAGCCACGGCGTCAAACGGGTGATCTCGCGCCGGGCAATCGTGATGGTCGGCTATGTCGCGCTGATCGGCGTCACTTTTGGGCTGTTCAAGGCGGTGCCCGGTGGCTTTGTCCCCGGCCAGGACAAGCAATATCTGGTCGGCTTCGCGCAACTGCCCGACGGCGCGACGCTCGACCGCACCGAAGAGGTGATCCGCCGCATGGGTGATATCGCCTTGAAGCTGCCGGGGGTTGAAAGCGCCGTAGCGTTTCCCGGCCTGTCGATCAACGGTTTCACCAACAGCTCGAATTCGGGAATCGTGTTCGTCACGTTGAAGCCTTTCGAAGAGCGCAAGGCGGCCAATCTCAGCGCGGGCGCGATCGCAGGTCAGCTCAACGGCAAGTTTTCCGCGATCCAGGAAGCCTTCATTGCCATGTTCCCACCGCCGCCGGTGGCGGGACTCGGCACCATCGGCGGCTTCAAGCTGCAGATCGAGGATCGCGCCGGGCTCGGCTATGAGGCGCTCAACGACGCCACCAAGGCGTTCATCGCCAAGGCTCAGGCGGCGCCACAACTGGCCGGGCTGTTCTCCAGCTATCAGGTCAATGTGCCGCAGCTTTATGCCGACATCGACCGCACCCGGGCGCGGCAGCTCAGCGTGCCCGTGACCAGCGTGTTTGAGACCATGCAGATCTATCTCGGCTCGCTCTACGTCAACGACTTCAACAAGTTCGGCCGCACCTATTCGGTGCGGGTACAGGCGGACGCGAAATTCCGCGCCCGCGCCGACGATGTTGGGCTGTTGAAGGTGCGCTCCGACACCGGCGAGATGGTGCCGCTGTCGGCGCTGCTGAAGATCAAGGAAAGCGCCGGGCCGGAGCGCGCAATGCGCTACAACGGCTTCCTCACCGCTGACCTCAATGGTGGTGCGGCGCCCGGCTATTCGACCGGGCAGGCCCAGGCAGTGGTGGAGAAGATCGCCGCAGAGACCTTTCCGAAGGGCATCGCGTTCGAGTGGACCGACCTGACGTATCAGGAAATCATTGCCGGCAATTCGTCGCTGGTGGTGTTTCCGGTGGCGCTGCTGCTGGTATTCCTGGTGCTCGCCGCGCAATACGAGAGCCTGGCACTGCCGCTGTCGATCATCATGATCGTGCCGATGGGATTGCTGGCGGCGATGCTCGGCGTCTGGCTGACCAGGGGCGACAACAACGTGTTCACCCAGATCGGATTGATCGTGCTAGTAGGACTGTCGGCCAAGAATGCCATCCTGATCGTGGAGTTTGCGCGCGAGCTGGAATTCGCCGGACGTACGCCGGTGCAGGCCGCGATCGAAGCCAGCCGCTTGCGGCTGCGGCCGATCCTGATGACTTCGCTTGCCTTCATCATGGGCGTGGTGCCGCTGGTGATCTCCAGTGGCGCAGGCTCCGAGATGCGTCATGCCATGGGGGTTGCGGTGTTTTCCGGCATGATCGGCGTCACGGCGTTCGGCATCTTCTTCACGCCGATGTTCTACGTACTGCTGCGCGCATTGGCCGGCAACCGGCCGCTGACGCAGCATGGCCAAGCATCGGTAGGAAATATCGCGCGCAGTCCGGCCGAGTGAGACGGCGAGTTCGCGGCCGTCACGGCCCGAGAATTCGCAGGCGTTTCACCGCAGCGTGCTCCGGCAAGCCGTCGTGCATCTGGCGATGCGCGACGGCTTCTCTTTCCGAAGTCACTGCCTGCTCATCATCGCGGAAAACAGAGGCCGCCCGTTACGGCAACGTGTAGGCTGTCTTGACCGTCGTATAGAACTCGGCGGCGTAGCGGCCCTGTTCGCGGGCTCCGAAGCTGGAGCCTTTTCGGCCACCGAACGGCACGTGGTAATCGACGCCGGCGATCGGCAGGTTGACCATCACCATGCCGGCTTCGGAATTGCGCTTGTAGTCGCTGGCGTATTTCAGGCTGGTGGTGCAGATGCCGGATGACAGGCCAAAATCGGTGTCGTTCGCGGTCGCCAGCGCTTCAGCATAATCCTTGACCCTGATGACCGCCGCCACCGGCCCAAAGATTTCCTCGCGCGCGATCCGCATCTTGTTGCTGACGTCGGTGAACAGTGCCGGCTGCAGGTAGAAGCCGGGTGCCTCGCGGTTGAGCCGCTCGCCGCCGAAGGCGAGCTTGGCGCCTTCGTCCTTGCCGATGCTGATATATTTGAGATCCTGATCCAGTTGGCTCTGATCAACGACGGGACCGATATCGGTACCGGCCTTGACGGCGTCATCGACCTTCAGGCCGCGCATCCGCTCGGTCAGGGCCTCGACGAATTTGTCGTGAATCCCGGCGGTGACGATCAGCCGTGACGCAGCCGTGCAGCGTTGCCCGGTGGAAAAGAACGCGCTATTGGCGGCGCATTCCACCGCGACTTTCACGTCCGCGTCGTCCAGCACGACCAGCGGGTTTTTGCCGCCCATTTCCAGCTGAAACTTTTTCATCGGCCGCGAGGCGATGCAGGCCGCCGCGACCTTCTGGCCGGTAGCCACCGATCCCGTAAAGCTGATGGCGGCAACGTCGGGATGCTCCAGCAGGACCGCTCCGACTTCCGAGCCACGTCCTAACACGAGGTTGAGCACGCCCTTGGGCAGGCCGGCGCGGTGCAGGATATCGACCAGCGCCCAAGTCGAGCCGGGTACGAGATCCGCAGGCTTGATCACCACGGTATTGCCATAGGCCAAGGCCGGCGCAATCTTCCAGGCCGGGATCGCGATCGGAAAATTCCACGGCGTGATCAGGCCGACAACGCCCAGCGCCTCGCGCGTGATCTCGATGTCGATGCCGGGACGCACGGAAGCTAGTTTCTCACCCGCCATCCGCAGACATTCGCCGGCAAAGAACGCAAAGATCTGTCCGGCGCGCGCGACCTCGCCGACGCCTTCCGGCAGCGTCTTGCCTTCCTCGCGCGACAGCAACCGGCCCAACTCATCCTTGCGCGCCAGGATTTCGTCTGATGCCTTCTTCAGGATGTCGTAGCGCGCTTGCGGCGTTGATCGCGACCAGGCCGGGAATGCCGTCTTTGCGGCGGCAATCGCCGCCTCCGCCTGCGCGCGCGTACCGCGCACCGCCTCGCCGACGATGTCCTTGGTGTCGGATGGATTGACGTTGGGCGCGCGGGCGCCATCGGACAGCCATTCGCCGTCGATCAGATTGTTGAACATCAGCATGATGTGGACTCGCTGTTAGAGAAAAACGCGTTCGTTGCCAGCCAGCGGCATATTATCGCCCGTTCGCCTTGCGCCAAGCCGCAAAATCCTTTGGCGTCTGCTCGTCGGTTGCGGGGTAGAGGCCGAGGATCGAGCGGCCCTTGCGTACCTCCTCGGTAACAAAATCCTCGAACGCGGTCATCTCGACCGCCTCGTCGGCGATCTCATCCGCCAGATGCGCGGGGATCACGATGACGCCGTCGTTATCGCCCAAGATGACGTCGCCGGGAAACACCGGCGCGTCACCGCAGCCGATCGGGACGTTGATCTCGATCGCCTGATGCAGCGTCAGATTGGTCGGCGCGCTTGGGCGGTGGTGATAGGCGGGGAAGCCGAGGGCCGCGATTTCAGCCGAATCGCGAAAACCGCCATCGGTGATCACGCCGGCGCAACCGCGCTGCATCAACCGCGTCACCAGGATGGCGCCGGCGGAGGCGGCACGCGCGTCCTTGCGGCTGTCCATCACCAACACCGCGCCGGGCGGGCAATCCTCGATCGCCTTGCGCTGCGGGTGGCTGCGGTCGCGGAACACATCAATCTTGTTGAGGTCCTCACGCGCCGGCATGTAGCGCAGTGTAAAGGCCTCGCCGACCAGCACCGGCTGATCGGGGCCGAGCGGATGAACGTCCTGAATCATCTGGATGCGAAAACCGCGCTTGAACAGCGCGGTGGCGACGGTGGCGGTGGAGACCGTCTTCAGCTTGTTGCGGGTAGCGTCGCTCAGTTTTGTCATAGCATTCATCCCAGTTTGTCGTTATTCCGGGATGGTGCGCGAGCACCAGACCCGGAATCTCGAGGTTCCGGGTTCGCTTCGCGCCCCGGAACGACATCGTGGCTCAAACCGCGCCGTGGCACTCCACGTAGAGCGCGTAAACCGAGTGGCAGCTCGTCATGTAGAGGCGGTTATTCTTCGGGCCGCCGAAGGCGAGATTGGCGCAGCGTTCCGGCAGGCGGATGTGGGCGAGCGGCTTGCCGGTCGGGCTGAACACCATCACGCCGTCGAGATCCTCGGACTTGCCCTTGAGCTGGAACACTTTTCGGATGCCAACGTCCGTCGGCTCGGACTGCAGCGCGCCGTTGGAGCCCCAGCCGCACCATAGATTACCGTCGCGGTCGACGCGAAAACCGTCGAGCGCGCCTTGATCCGCGGCATCGATCAGCTTGGTTCTGTTGCCTACCGTGCCGTCGTCGTTGACGTCAAAGCTCCAGATGCTGCGGTTCGGCGTCCCCTTCCACTCCACCACATAGAGCTTCTTCTCGTCCGGCGAGAACGCCAGCCCGTTGGGATTGACGATATCGGTAATGACGGCCGTCAGCTTGCCGTCCTTGGTGAGGCGATAGACGTTGGTGGTGGCCTGCTCGGGCTTTTCCTTCTTGCCTTCCCACTCGCCGTTGATGCCGAACAGCGGATCGGTGAACCAGATGGTGTCGTCGGACTTCACCACGATGTCGTTCGGCGCGTTCAGCCGCTTGCCCTCGAACTTGTCGGCCAGCACGGTAATCTTGCCGTCCTTCTCGGTGCGGGTGATGCGGCGGGTGACCGAATGCTCGCAGGTGACGAGCCGGCCCTGGCGGTCGCGGGCATTGCCGTTGGCGTAGTTGGCGTTGGCGCGGAAGACTGAGGTCTGGCTGGTCTTCTCGTCGAACTTCATGATGCGGTTGTTGGGGATGTCGGAGAACAGCAGGTAACCACCTTCGGGAAAATACGCCGGCCCTTCGGCCCAGCGCATGCCGGTCGCGACCTGCTCGACGGTCGATGAATAGATCCGGTATTTCGCAAAGCTGGGATCGAGGATCTGCACGGCCGGATCGGGATAGCGCTGGTTCGGCGTGAATGGGAATGATTGTGCGCCGGCGGCGCGGGCGAGAAGTGTGGAAGCGGCGGCAGCGCCGGCCCCTGCGAGCAGGTTGCGTCGATTCATATTCATTGGTCGTCCTCCCCTGTGATGCTTTTGTTTGATACCGGCGTTTCTCGCCGGTCCTCTCGTTTGTCATTCCGGGGCACGCGAAGCGTGAACCCGGAATCTCGAGGTTCCGGGTTCGATGCTTCGCATCGCCCCGGAACGACGACGGCTAGTAAATCGACGGCTCCTCCACCGGCTTCCCAAATCCGGTCTCCAGAAAATCGAAGTCGCAGCCTTCATTGGCTTGCTTGATGTGGCGGGTGAACATCCAGCCATAGCCGCGCTCGTAGCGCGGCTCCGGCGCCTTCCATGCGGCGCGACGCTTTGCGAGCTCCGCTTCGGGCACATCGAGGTTGATGCTGCGCGCGTTGACGTCGAGCGTGATCTTGTCGCCGGTTCGCACCAGGGCCAGCGGCCCGCCGACATAGGATTCCGGCGAGACATGCAGGATGCAGGCGCCGTAGCTGGTGCCGCTCATGCGCGCATCCGACAGCCGCACCATGTCGCGCACGCCCTGCTTCACCAGTTTGGTGGGGATCGGCAGCATGCCCCATTCCGGCATGCCGGGCCCGCCCTGTGGCCCGGCATTGCGCAGGATCAGCACGTGATCGGCGGTGACGTCCAGATTCGGATCGTCGATCGCCTTCTTCATAGAGGGGTAATCGTCGAACACCAGCGCCGGACCGGTGTGCTTGAGAAAGCGCGGCTCGCAGGCGCTCGGCTTGATCACGCAACCGTCAGGCGCGAGGTTGCCCTTGAGCACGGCGAGCGCGCCCTCGGCATAGATCGGATCCTTCACGGTGCGGATGACGTCGTCGTTGTAGACCTCGGCGCGCGCGATGTTGTCGCCGAGGCTCTCACCGGTCACCGTCATGACGTCGAGATGCAGATGCTCCCGGATGCGGCTCATCAGGCCCGGCAGGCCGCCGGCATAGAAGAAATCCTCCATCAGATATTTGTCGCCACTCGGTCGCACATTGGCGATCACGGGCACCTTGCGGCTGGCCTTTTCGAAATCGTCGAGGCCGATATCCTGACCGGCACGACGGGCCTGCGCGATCAGATGGATGATCGCGTTGGTGGAACAGCCCATCGCCATCGCGACCGTGATCGCGTTCTCGAACGCCTTGCGCGTCTGGATTTTTTCCGGCGTCAAATCCTCCCACACCATCTCGACAATCCGTCGGCCGCATTCGGAAGCCATGCGGATGTGGCCGGCGTCGGCGGCGGGAATCGAGGACGCGCCCGGCAGCGTCATGCCGATCGATTCCGCAATCGCGGTCATGGTCGACGCCGTGCCCATGGTCATGCAGGTGCCGTAGCTGCGGGCGATGCCGGCCTCGACATCGACCCAATCCTTGTCGGAGATTTTGCCCGCGCGCCGCTCGTCCCAGTATTTCCAGGCGTCCGAACCGGAGCCCAGCGTCTTGCCCTTCCAGTTGCCGCGCAGCATCGGCCCGGCCGGAAGGTAGATCGTCGGCAGGCCCATGCTGGTGGCGCCCAAGAGAAGCCCCGGCGTGGTCTTGTCGCAGCCGCCCATCAGCACGACGCCATCGACGGGGTGGCCGCGCAGCAATTCCTCGGCGTCCATCGCCAGCATGTTGCGGTAGAGCATGGTGGTCGGCTTCAAAAAAGATTCCGACAGCGACAGCGCCGGCAGCTCCATCGGGAAACCGCCCGCCATCAGGATGCCGCGCTTGACGTCGTCAACGCGCGATTTGAAATGCATGTGGCAGGGCTGCGCGTCCGACCAGGTGTTGAGGATCGCAATGACGGGCCGGCCCTTCCACTCTTCCGGCGCATAACCCATCTGCATCGCGCGCGAGCGATGACCGAAGGCGCGCAGATCGTCGGGCGCGAACCAGCGCGCGCTGCGGAGGTCGGCGGGGTTCTTCTTGCTGCTCATGACTGCGTGCCCCATTTCTGGACGGTGTTG
This portion of the Bradyrhizobium sp. AZCC 2262 genome encodes:
- a CDS encoding efflux RND transporter permease subunit encodes the protein MNFSRFFIDRPIFAGVLSTVIFVAGLLSLPALPISEYPEVAPPTVVVRAQYPGANPKVIAETVSTPIEEQINGVEGMLYMSSQATTDGLMTLNVTFRLGTDPDKAQQLVQNRVAQAEPRLPTEVRTLGITTIKSAPDLTMVVHLLSPNGRYDMTYLRNYAVLNVKDRLARIEGVGQVQLFGSGDYSMRVWLDPQKVAERGLSAADVVREIRAQNVQAAAGVVGASPSEVGLDLQLSINAQGRLQTEEEFGEIIVKNGANGEVTRLRDIARIELGAADYSLRSLLDNKSAVAVPIFQSPGSNAIQISDTVRKMMVELKANMPDGMDYSIVYDPTQFVRASIEAVVHTLLEAVALVVLVVILFLQTWRASIIPLIAVPVSIIGTFAVMHVFGFSINALTLFGLVLAIGIVVDDAIVVVENVERNIEQGLTPKEAAYQAMQEVTGPIIAIALVLIAVFVPLAFITGLTGQFYKQFALTVAISTVISAFNSLTLSPALAAVLLKSHDAPKDALTRGMDRVLGWFFQRFNRFFHRSSEAYSHGVKRVISRRAIVMVGYVALIGVTFGLFKAVPGGFVPGQDKQYLVGFAQLPDGATLDRTEEVIRRMGDIALKLPGVESAVAFPGLSINGFTNSSNSGIVFVTLKPFEERKAANLSAGAIAGQLNGKFSAIQEAFIAMFPPPPVAGLGTIGGFKLQIEDRAGLGYEALNDATKAFIAKAQAAPQLAGLFSSYQVNVPQLYADIDRTRARQLSVPVTSVFETMQIYLGSLYVNDFNKFGRTYSVRVQADAKFRARADDVGLLKVRSDTGEMVPLSALLKIKESAGPERAMRYNGFLTADLNGGAAPGYSTGQAQAVVEKIAAETFPKGIAFEWTDLTYQEIIAGNSSLVVFPVALLLVFLVLAAQYESLALPLSIIMIVPMGLLAAMLGVWLTRGDNNVFTQIGLIVLVGLSAKNAILIVEFARELEFAGRTPVQAAIEASRLRLRPILMTSLAFIMGVVPLVISSGAGSEMRHAMGVAVFSGMIGVTAFGIFFTPMFYVLLRALAGNRPLTQHGQASVGNIARSPAE
- a CDS encoding ribonuclease activity regulator RraA produces the protein MTKLSDATRNKLKTVSTATVATALFKRGFRIQMIQDVHPLGPDQPVLVGEAFTLRYMPAREDLNKIDVFRDRSHPQRKAIEDCPPGAVLVMDSRKDARAASAGAILVTRLMQRGCAGVITDGGFRDSAEIAALGFPAYHHRPSAPTNLTLHQAIEINVPIGCGDAPVFPGDVILGDNDGVIVIPAHLADEIADEAVEMTAFEDFVTEEVRKGRSILGLYPATDEQTPKDFAAWRKANGR
- the araD gene encoding L-arabinonate dehydratase, which codes for MSSKKNPADLRSARWFAPDDLRAFGHRSRAMQMGYAPEEWKGRPVIAILNTWSDAQPCHMHFKSRVDDVKRGILMAGGFPMELPALSLSESFLKPTTMLYRNMLAMDAEELLRGHPVDGVVLMGGCDKTTPGLLLGATSMGLPTIYLPAGPMLRGNWKGKTLGSGSDAWKYWDERRAGKISDKDWVDVEAGIARSYGTCMTMGTASTMTAIAESIGMTLPGASSIPAADAGHIRMASECGRRIVEMVWEDLTPEKIQTRKAFENAITVAMAMGCSTNAIIHLIAQARRAGQDIGLDDFEKASRKVPVIANVRPSGDKYLMEDFFYAGGLPGLMSRIREHLHLDVMTVTGESLGDNIARAEVYNDDVIRTVKDPIYAEGALAVLKGNLAPDGCVIKPSACEPRFLKHTGPALVFDDYPSMKKAIDDPNLDVTADHVLILRNAGPQGGPGMPEWGMLPIPTKLVKQGVRDMVRLSDARMSGTSYGACILHVSPESYVGGPLALVRTGDKITLDVNARSINLDVPEAELAKRRAAWKAPEPRYERGYGWMFTRHIKQANEGCDFDFLETGFGKPVEEPSIY
- a CDS encoding aldehyde dehydrogenase family protein, yielding MLMFNNLIDGEWLSDGARAPNVNPSDTKDIVGEAVRGTRAQAEAAIAAAKTAFPAWSRSTPQARYDILKKASDEILARKDELGRLLSREEGKTLPEGVGEVARAGQIFAFFAGECLRMAGEKLASVRPGIDIEITREALGVVGLITPWNFPIAIPAWKIAPALAYGNTVVIKPADLVPGSTWALVDILHRAGLPKGVLNLVLGRGSEVGAVLLEHPDVAAISFTGSVATGQKVAAACIASRPMKKFQLEMGGKNPLVVLDDADVKVAVECAANSAFFSTGQRCTAASRLIVTAGIHDKFVEALTERMRGLKVDDAVKAGTDIGPVVDQSQLDQDLKYISIGKDEGAKLAFGGERLNREAPGFYLQPALFTDVSNKMRIAREEIFGPVAAVIRVKDYAEALATANDTDFGLSSGICTTSLKYASDYKRNSEAGMVMVNLPIAGVDYHVPFGGRKGSSFGAREQGRYAAEFYTTVKTAYTLP
- a CDS encoding SMP-30/gluconolactonase/LRE family protein gives rise to the protein MNMNRRNLLAGAGAAAASTLLARAAGAQSFPFTPNQRYPDPAVQILDPSFAKYRIYSSTVEQVATGMRWAEGPAYFPEGGYLLFSDIPNNRIMKFDEKTSQTSVFRANANYANGNARDRQGRLVTCEHSVTRRITRTEKDGKITVLADKFEGKRLNAPNDIVVKSDDTIWFTDPLFGINGEWEGKKEKPEQATTNVYRLTKDGKLTAVITDIVNPNGLAFSPDEKKLYVVEWKGTPNRSIWSFDVNDDGTVGNRTKLIDAADQGALDGFRVDRDGNLWCGWGSNGALQSEPTDVGIRKVFQLKGKSEDLDGVMVFSPTGKPLAHIRLPERCANLAFGGPKNNRLYMTSCHSVYALYVECHGAV